The DNA region CCATCAGGAAATTTCTCCATAAAATTTGCAACATGGGAAACAACTTCCTCATTGCTCAAGTATTGGTATAAGCCATCAGAGGAGAGCACAAAAAATTGATCTCCAGGACATAGcaaacctgctcaaatatataaataaataaatcaatatatatatatatatatatatatatattagttaggCCCTGAAATGACAAACGCAGTAGTTAGGCCAACTCAGTATCTTGTTATAGAGTACAAGGTAATATCTAGAAAAAGCTTTTCCAACAAAGAAACACCCAAGACAAGGTTATACACTTATACAAAGTGTATAAATGACAAACCTGCATAACTTTATCCAGAAATGTaaaaatttctattcttgtaCTTAGGAAATCTTTCAAACCACTTGACAAAAATATGTATGCATCTTTAGCTACATAATAGAAGGGCATAGCTAAGCAAATCAGAGCTTAAACATGAAAACTATGACATTTTGGATTACGTACTACAGCACAAGATAGAACATGGCTaataaacaaaaccaaaacaaaaaactagAGAATTACCCGTTCTTTGATCGCTTGCAGTATACAAATCTGATATTGTATTTGAGTATGAGAAACCAACACCAGTTGGTGATTCAAGAAAAAGCAGGTTTGCCACTGTGCCATAAAAGAGATTAATTAAGTTTGGATTATGGAGGAACCCCAATAAAGCTTCcacaaatgaatattaatatacTAGATGATTTGAAGAACAATCACATACACTTGTTCCACGAATGAGGATTGAGGTGAAGAGTCTTTCCATCGGCATTAATGTGAAACAACCCAATCTCCTCAGCAGCTCCATAAGCTATAGAAGAACACCCAGAGACTCAATCAACCAGTAAAAAACAGTGCCCTCCCAGCTTGTTCATTCACAAACCAACATTGTGTGGCTGCCTCGGCAAAGATGATATCCTATCTCTCTCTTGATCTCTACCACTCAAACAGTAACAACCCAGCAAAAGAAACAGCCAACAAATTGCAGGTAACCATGAGTGCAAAGGGCATTTCATTGAGTCAAAATGTCAAACACAACCCAGACAAAAGAATCACGAATACATTTTGGGGTTTGATGAGAGGTAAGGCAAATAGATGACCCAGATAATATCAATCCAATTTGGAACAAATAGATAATTTAGCAAAATAGGGTTGAGTTCAGGTACTAAATTTAAACAATATtctacaaaataaattaaaactaacaATGTAGGTGGAAGGCAACTGCTGGAAGATGTGGTCGCGGATGTGGCTATGGCGGACGGTGGCTGGCAACTGCTGAGGAGCACTGACTGGAAGATGTGGTCGTGGATGTGGCTATGGCGGACGGCAGCGATAGCGGCTGTGGCTGGGGCGGACGACAGCGACAGTGGCTGTAGCTGGGGCGGATGGCGGTTGCAGAGAGCGGAAACGGATGGTGGTTGCAGACAACGGCGACGGATGGCGGTTGCGAACGTCTTCGGGAGAAAACAATGAGCGAGCGGCGACGGATGGTAGTGagaagagattttttttaaaaaagaaccCTAACCTACTTATGGCGTATAAtaatagctttttttttttttttaaaataaataaacatgcatATACAATGTCGGTTTGAtttgaaccgacgtcgtatttcagattttaaaattaaaaaaaaaaatttatgacatacgacgtcggttatttaattaaccgacgtcgtatgttattattatttttttatttttctcgtaaaggacatacgacgtcggttaaccgacgtcgtatgttataATCGTGATTTATAGCGTTGGTTGTTtataaaaaaccgacgttatatgattttttcacttttaacgtcggtttttcaaACAACCGACGTCATATGTCCGACGTTTATATgttatttctgtagtagtggtTATTGTCGAAATTCCCACGATAATTACAATCACAAAAATCTTCAACATATTTTCAaaatctttcttctttgtagctTCCGTGTCTAACATCTCTTTCACATTCTCAACAAGCACTTGGATGCTTAGTACTTCCTCTCGCACTTCAAACAATAGTTTCTTTCCCTCCTCTAATGCTAAATTTGAGTCCAACTCCCCTTCCTTCCAAACAAAAAACCCACACCCTAACCCATTttacaaacaaaattaaaacattcaATACTCCAATTAAAACTAATCAATACTGtattttcttcaaaatcatTACTATATTTTGCACCGTATATATACCTTGAATTTTTTTGACACCTACCAAACTTCCGCCCGCCCTCTCGTGAAACACATAGCGATGCTTTTAGACCACAACGACAATACACAACTGATTCATAATTTAAAGTTGTACGAGCCATTGGATTAGAGGAAGATGGTGAACAACTTTGAGAAGAAGATGCCATTATCAATTAAGTGATAGAGAAAATTGAaggtaatttgaaaaaatattgcAAGAGATAAATTGGTAAGAAATTACTTCAACCTTAGGAGGGAAAGAAATGATGCAATTCGATCAAGTGAAACTTCAGTTTGAACCCTCATTCAAATTCTATATAGAAGATTGTAAATAGATCCCTGAAGTATTGCAAATGTGGCGAGGGCAGATAGCATTGCAACAACAAATGTAGTTACTGACACAATAGAGAATAGATATTAGGGCGTCAAAACTAGCgcaaaatagagaaaaattaccaatttagctTAGGGTTACCCaaagaaaatcaaatataaGCTGAAGAGATTGTTCGAATCAAGGAGAGAAAGTTGCAAACGCGAAGGAAATGAGCGATAGTTGCAGGCGCGAAGGAAGAACTGGAGAAGAAAATAGAGGAGAGAGGAAACTAGGGCTTTAAATTTTGACTTCAAAGGGTCAAATGCTTACATGTAGTCCAAGTaggataataagaaaaaaatataaatacacatGAAACCCTAATCAACGCAAACTGATTGTTAACTtgctaaaaatgttaatttttttttttttttacgggtTCATGGATGAATTTGGAGTTTATTCGAGTTCtgtggcttaattgctattcTCCAAATAGTTCAATGTCTTATTTATACATTTTCcctatttttaatatagtttctaaatatataaatttgatatattaataataaatttaatattataaaaaattgaattaaaaataattttagtcaaacttcgttaaccgaaccaagacaaataaaatgagacagatggaGTAATAGAAGAGGATGACAATTTGGTAGAACTTGGAGGCAAACGGAACAACTTGTGCCAAGTTATTTAAACTTCTCTTACCTCCAATGCTTTTCTCCTCCACTGTCTACTCTTCTATTTTTAtacccaagaaaaaaaaactttctcGCATCAAGCTAATTACAAGTTACAAAATTGATTCTTGAATTGATTAACTATGTCTAACTTGTGATCTTTTGTTTACAAGATCACAAAATAGGATTTAACCAAATGCTATATTTAAAAGCACAAGGGGTCAAAAACCAACTGCGGATTTCCTGGTAGCTAAAGAGATAGTTGGCtttcttcaaaaaataaaaaaatagttggCTCGCAAGTCGCAACTAATCTAAGTAACCTACTGACCAATAACACTCTGACACGTCTCTAACTGAAACTTTCCCTTTCCTGGTTTGTAATACTTTGTATTTACTGGAGTACCAATGAGGGCACCGACAGTAAACATCATCAATAATTAGCTCAGAAATCACATTCACAAACTGGTAAGCATCTCTTTGCAATGACCAGAAAGCCCTTCCATCTTGCCCATATTTCTGGCTACTTTGCTCAACACCTGAACTGCAAGTCTGCAAAAGCCAATCAAAAAGATTCCATAGTCCATACCCTATATGAAAGAACTTTTTGTAAGATTTCTTACATTTTCCTCTGTGTTTTCTTTAAGAACTCAAGTTCTGATCTTTGATTATATGCAAGCAGAGTTTAGATGGATTTGATTGTTGTTATGGAGACTTAGAGGAAGTTTGAATCTGGGTTAAAttcatttttgttgttatttaATAAGCATTAGAGATGGATTGGGGTTTTTTTGAGCATTTGAAGCCTGCTTCTTTGAAACATTTCAACTTTGGCAAGTTGATGACATGGAAGAGCTGTAAGAGTTGGGGGTTTCAGTCATTCAATTTACTCGTTGTGGCTGGCTCGTTCTTCTTGTTTGTTGTAGTTATAGGATCTTGGTTTTTATCCAATTTAGAGTCTTTGCAACCAGTTGTTGTTCTTGGTAATGGGAACAATGAGCCCAATTTTTCAAATAGTGAATGCAATCTGTTTGATGGAATGTGGGTGCCTGAGGAGAGTTACCCTTTGTACAATGCCTCAGAGTGCCCCTTTGCCGAGGGAGGGTTCGATTGTCTTTCTAATGGTAGGAAAGATAATGGGTATTTGAAGTGGAGGTGGAAGCCTAAGAATTGCAAGATTCCAAGGTTTGATGTGGGAATGATCTTGGAGAAGCTCCGGGGGAAAAGGGTTGTGTTTGTTGGGGATTCTTTGAGTAGGACTCAGTGGGAGTCCATGATTTGTATGCTCATGACAGGGGTTGAGGATAAGAAGAGTGTGTATGAAGTTAACAGGAATCAGATCACTAAGCAGATTGGGCATTTAGGGGTTCGGTTTAGCTCCTTCGATTTTACAGTGGAGTTCTATAGGTCAGTTTTCATTGTACAGCCAGGCCGGGCGCCTAAAGGGGCACCAAAGAGGGTGAAATCATCGTTAAAGCTCGACAAGATGGATGATACTAGTAAAGAGTGGGTAGATTCTGATATTTTGATCTTCAATACTGGGCATTGGTGGACGCCTACAAAGCTTTTTGAAATGTAAGTAATCTAGACATGATCAATTCTCGATTGTATGTTTTACtatatgattatttatttgtgtgtcCTAGCTTATCCATTGGGGTATACTAAGTGATTTCCAGAACCTTTAATTTCCTGCTTTAATGGTGTTGAGTTATTTACTTAACTAGCTTGCACTAGGTTTGCCATCACATGATAATCTCTTGCACAGGTTTATCTTGGTCGAACATTATATTAGTCTTTTGTACCATCATATGAGAGTTCTGCTTATGATTGTAATAGCAGAGATTTGCTGGGCTTTAAGATAGTTTCTTTGAACATCTTTAACTTGTAGATATTAGTGAGTCAGATTCTAGTTTttagtgttgagcatataatatataaacataaatgtgcattGCAAGTATCAaattaggcttttagttgagacagagCAGATCCTTCAAATTAGTATCAGAGCCGACCTCATGCAA from Ipomoea triloba cultivar NCNSP0323 chromosome 6, ASM357664v1 includes:
- the LOC116022583 gene encoding protein trichome berefringence-like 7 — its product is MDWGFFEHLKPASLKHFNFGKLMTWKSCKSWGFQSFNLLVVAGSFFLFVVVIGSWFLSNLESLQPVVVLGNGNNEPNFSNSECNLFDGMWVPEESYPLYNASECPFAEGGFDCLSNGRKDNGYLKWRWKPKNCKIPRFDVGMILEKLRGKRVVFVGDSLSRTQWESMICMLMTGVEDKKSVYEVNRNQITKQIGHLGVRFSSFDFTVEFYRSVFIVQPGRAPKGAPKRVKSSLKLDKMDDTSKEWVDSDILIFNTGHWWTPTKLFEMGCYFQISGRMKLGMSINNALRKALSTWQSWVENEVNPKRTRVFFRTFESTHWGTGNRQNCKVTQQPWSKTRGREKSVFSDIIMNAVKNLSVPVTPLHVSLMGAFRADAHVGTWSDNPKVPDCSHWCLPGVPDAWNELLFAFLFSEQ